A part of Bacillus rossius redtenbacheri isolate Brsri chromosome 1, Brsri_v3, whole genome shotgun sequence genomic DNA contains:
- the LOC134529483 gene encoding uncharacterized protein LOC134529483: protein MRNYKTKTDKGKYSIDMLEKAAEVVREGRSVRHAAKTYNICHVTLGRYIKKKNKRLNAVDINFREEWKPLAGYYGNRQVFTPLQEIALVSYIKTCSDIYFGLTPRDVRHLAFLCGKKYNVPMPNTWSDKELAGADWLSSFLKRHPDLSIRTPEATSLGRASSFNRANVSKFFDKLSEVYDRHSFTANDIWNVDETGVTTVQNPSKIVARKGVKQIGAMASSERGQLVTLTVAVNAAGNAIPPMFIFPRVRYYDHFIRDGPTGCIGAANKSGWTTEVEFLLFLKHFVSCIRSSPEKPILLLLDNHQSHLAPNCLDFAKENGIVMLSFPPHCTHRLQPLDRSVFAPLKKQINMAMDAWLRNNKTPESTVKPMSIYDITSILKIAFPTATTPRNIQQGFEKCGIHPYNREIFQDADFAPSFVTDRPDPDLAPSCSHDVSRDSQGTPVQSFSNCSHTPEKFSPEVVLPLPKVAPRKRKGGRKTRKSAILTDTPEKKAIEEEFAKRGTPGLIKIKGNVSQTRMPAKSTPKHSLKRRSAECSSSEEESECFCLVCLESFPTSKPGEEWVRCLNCQLWSHFSCAKKSKMYICHNCQSDEISE from the exons atgCGTAACTACAAAACAAAAACCGACAAAGGAAAATATTCTATTGACATGTTGGAGAAAGCAGCTGAAGTTGTAAGAGAAGGAAGATCTGTTAGGCATGCTGCGAAAACGTACAACATCTGCCATGTGACACTTGGgaggtacataaaaaagaaaaacaaac GTTTAAATGCAGTCGATATTAATTTTCGAGAGGAGTGGAAACCTTTGGCTGGTTATTATGGGAACAGACAGGTATTTACACCTTTGCAAGAGATCGCTCTTGTTTCCTACATAAAAACAtgttctgacatatattttggaCTCACTCCACGTGATGTACGTCATCTTGCATTCTTATGTGGGAAGAAGTATAATGTTCCCATGCCAAACACATGGAGTGACAAAGAACTAGCAGGTGCAGATTGGCTCTCTTCCTTTTTAAAGCGCCACCCAGACCTTTCCATTCGGACTCCAGAGGCAACTAGTTTGGGAAGGGCTTCTAGTTTTAATCGTGCCaacgtttccaaattttttgacAAACTCTCTGAAGTTTATGATCGCCATTCTTTCACAGCTAATGACATTTGGAATGTAGATGAGACCGGGGTCACTACTGTCCAGAATCCTTCAAAAATCGTAGCAAGAAAGGGGGTAAAACAAATTGGAGCAATGGCATCATCTGAACGAGGGCAGTTAGTTACTCTAACTGTAGCAGTAAATGCTGCTGGAAATGCTATCCCTCCTATGTTTATTTTTCCTAGGGTAAGGTATTATGATCACTTCATCAGAGATGGTCCAACTGGATGTATAGgtgctgcaaataagtctggCTGGACTACGGAGGTAGAGTTCTTGCtttttcttaagcattttgtttcttgtattcgttCGAGCCCAGAGAAACCTATCCTCCTCCTTCTAGACAATCATCAGTCGCATTTAGCTCCTAACTGTTTAGATTTTGCCAAAGAAAATGGCATTGTAATGCTATCGTTCCCACCTCACTGCACTCATCGCCTTCAGCCACTTGATCGAAGTGTTTTTGCCCCACTCAAAAAACAGATCAATATGGCAATGGATGCATGGTTGAGGAACAACAAAACACCAGAGAGCACAGTTAAGCCTATGTCAATCTATGATATTACCTCAATCTTAAAGATAGCTTTTCCCACTGCCACAACGCCAAGAAATATCCAACAAGGATTTGAGAAATGTGGAATACATCCTTATAATAGGGAAATATTTCAGGATGCCGATTTCGCTCCTTCGTTTGTGACAGACAGGCCTGATCCAGACTTAGCACCAAGTTGTTCACACGATGTGTCCAGGGATTCACAAGGAACACCAGTTCAATCATTTTCTAACTGTTCCCACACACCAGAGAAGTTTTCTCCAGAAGTGGTTCTACCTCTTCCTAAAGtcgctccaaggaaaaggaaaggaggaagaaagaccaggaaaagtgccattttgacgGATACTCCAGAGAAGAAAGCCATTGAAGAAGAATTTGCGAAACGAGGAACACCAGGCTTGATTAAGATAAAAGGGAATGTATCACAAACGCGCATGCCTGCAAAATCCACGCCCAAACATTCTCTAAAACGAAGATCAGCAGAGTGCAGCTCATCAGAGGAAGAAAGCGAGTGCTTTTGTTTAGTGTGTTTGGAATCATTCCCTACAAGCAAACCAGGAGAGGAGTGGGTTCGTTGTCTAAACTGCCAGTTATGGTCGcatttttcttgtgcaaaaaaatctaaaatgtatatttgtCATAATTGCCAATCAGATGAAATCTCTGAGTGA